A section of the Dehalococcoidia bacterium genome encodes:
- a CDS encoding Zn-ribbon domain-containing OB-fold protein → MNMEPFEVRDRIYNDYLYSYGGISPFFRTLKDDAKLTGTRCATCGKVWCPPRIDCSDCYSKTAWVDLPGTGTVRGAIEVFYVPSNYSLHQHVDMPYVLALIQLDGADTCIYNTVFVGPVRIGAVKPGLRVRAVFREKREGRLTDFYFVPLKGK, encoded by the coding sequence ATGAACATGGAACCGTTTGAAGTCCGGGACCGCATCTATAACGACTACCTCTATAGCTATGGGGGCATCTCTCCCTTCTTCCGAACGCTCAAGGATGACGCCAAGCTGACAGGCACGCGCTGCGCCACGTGCGGCAAGGTGTGGTGCCCTCCGCGTATTGATTGCAGCGATTGCTACAGCAAGACCGCCTGGGTGGACCTGCCGGGCACGGGCACCGTGCGGGGCGCCATCGAGGTCTTCTACGTGCCCTCGAACTATTCCTTGCACCAGCACGTGGACATGCCCTACGTCCTGGCGTTGATTCAGCTTGACGGCGCGGATACGTGCATCTACAACACCGTCTTTGTCGGGCCGGTCCGCATCGGCGCGGTGAAGCCGGGGCTGCGCGTGCGCGCCGTCTTCCGCGAGAAGCGCGAGGGCCGCCTGACCGATTTCTACTTCGTGCCGCTCAAGGGCAAGTAG
- a CDS encoding thiolase family protein — MRRVAIVGVGQIPFKARYPDLNYQELAFAATKNALEDARLTTKDIDSAVYGIYSDMLMHQMTSDNMVHDYLGLRGKPGLRVTAGASTGCYAVRAAFAEVASGLSDVVVVVGVQKSADLVNPANMHRGEGVMMSESITHDVVWQHPYTPMPPAAWGIILTAHMKRYGGPTPEQMAKVSVKNHENAFNNPNAQLRLHMTVDDVLNSRIIAWPSTMYMCCLFSEGAAALVIASEDRARALTKKPVWITGVGTSHEASTPDMSARNLGRTLAISGAARQAYRMARVRKPAQEFDVAEVHDLYSGLEILAYEELGFCKVGEGGRLVDEGFTEMTGPLPVNPSGGRVACGHIAGPSEVYSVGEVALQLREDAGKRQVRLRKGRGVVESVGGPSASLGAVIVLER; from the coding sequence GTGCGACGTGTTGCTATTGTCGGCGTGGGGCAGATACCATTCAAGGCCCGCTATCCGGACCTCAACTACCAGGAGCTGGCGTTCGCCGCCACCAAGAATGCCCTGGAGGACGCCAGGCTCACCACCAAGGACATAGATAGCGCCGTCTACGGCATCTACAGCGACATGCTCATGCACCAGATGACCAGCGACAACATGGTGCATGACTACCTGGGCCTGCGGGGAAAGCCGGGCCTGCGGGTGACTGCGGGCGCCTCCACCGGCTGCTATGCCGTCCGAGCGGCCTTCGCGGAGGTCGCGTCGGGCCTGTCTGACGTGGTGGTGGTGGTGGGCGTCCAGAAGTCCGCGGACCTGGTCAATCCCGCGAACATGCATCGCGGCGAGGGCGTGATGATGTCCGAGTCCATCACCCACGACGTGGTGTGGCAGCACCCCTATACGCCCATGCCGCCCGCGGCGTGGGGAATCATCCTGACGGCGCACATGAAGCGCTACGGCGGCCCTACGCCCGAACAGATGGCGAAAGTCTCGGTCAAGAACCACGAGAACGCCTTCAACAATCCGAACGCCCAGCTCCGGCTCCACATGACCGTGGATGACGTGCTGAACTCCCGCATCATCGCCTGGCCCAGCACCATGTACATGTGCTGTCTGTTCAGCGAAGGCGCGGCTGCTCTTGTCATAGCCAGCGAGGACAGGGCGCGCGCCCTCACCAAGAAGCCGGTCTGGATAACGGGCGTCGGCACCAGCCATGAGGCATCCACGCCTGACATGAGCGCGCGCAACTTGGGACGCACCCTCGCCATCAGCGGCGCCGCCCGCCAGGCGTACAGGATGGCGCGCGTCCGCAAGCCGGCGCAGGAGTTCGACGTGGCGGAGGTCCACGACCTCTACAGCGGCCTGGAGATTCTGGCGTACGAGGAATTGGGCTTCTGCAAGGTGGGCGAGGGCGGGCGACTGGTGGACGAAGGGTTCACCGAGATGACGGGGCCGCTGCCCGTGAACCCCAGCGGCGGACGGGTGGCCTGCGGGCACATCGCGGGGCCGTCCGAGGTGTACAGCGTCGGCGAAGTGGCGCTCCAGTTGCGCGAGGACGCGGGAAAGCGGCAGGTGCGCTTACGCAAGGGCCGGGGCGTCGTGGAGAGCGTGGGCGGCCCATCCGCCTCTTTGGGCGCGGTCATCGTTCTGGAAAGGTGA
- a CDS encoding SCP2 sterol-binding domain-containing protein has protein sequence MGKVAQALSGLAAAVAANPRAQRAAETWSAVVQFEVAGERQPLHLIVSQGKLTAGEGQHVKPDFVVAGQGTALIRVLSGEVDITHPIAQGDLRVVRGSYIELINLSRIALAARARR, from the coding sequence ATGGGGAAAGTCGCACAAGCCCTTAGCGGTCTGGCGGCTGCCGTGGCCGCAAACCCGCGTGCGCAGCGCGCCGCCGAGACGTGGTCCGCCGTCGTGCAGTTCGAGGTCGCCGGGGAGCGACAGCCTCTGCATCTGATCGTTAGCCAGGGCAAGCTGACCGCCGGAGAGGGACAGCATGTGAAGCCTGACTTTGTCGTGGCGGGTCAGGGGACCGCCCTCATTCGTGTGCTCTCCGGCGAGGTGGACATCACGCATCCCATCGCGCAGGGCGACCTGCGCGTCGTTCGGGGCAGCTACATCGAACTCATCAACCTGAGCCGCATCGCCCTCGCGGCTCGTGCCCGGAGGTAG
- a CDS encoding EthD family reductase, with product MLKFVALYNVKEGRTVEEVEKYLNEAHFPLVRKLPGLRKFESGRIRPSKKKPLPYYRVSEMWFDNMDALRAAFASPQEKEIEADTRFYDMIDNLTQFVCEDLHS from the coding sequence ATGCTCAAGTTTGTCGCCCTGTACAACGTCAAAGAGGGCCGTACCGTGGAGGAAGTGGAGAAGTACCTGAACGAGGCCCATTTCCCCCTGGTGCGGAAGCTGCCCGGCCTGCGGAAGTTCGAGAGCGGACGCATACGGCCCTCCAAGAAGAAACCCCTCCCCTACTACCGCGTAAGCGAGATGTGGTTCGACAACATGGATGCGTTGCGGGCGGCCTTCGCCTCCCCTCAGGAGAAAGAGATAGAGGCGGACACCCGGTTCTACGATATGATCGACAATCTGACCCAATTCGTTTGTGAGGACCTGCACTCTTAG
- a CDS encoding CoA transferase has translation MGALDGFVVLDLTQGLCGPSCTMQMGDAGAKIIKVEPLSGDCARGYGPPFVNGESPAFLSLNRNKESIALDIAAAQGRRVLQALAQKADVVVVEDIGAGSAKDLGVSYRSLRRKKPGVIYCEITAFGDEGPLAGMAGAELPVQAMSDYWGSLGVIGQPPIRVGADIASVNAGTFAFEAILAALYHREMTGEGQRVSVSMLGALLHMRGIIWAAISDPDEWIGFHCDTYIKPPEQGYKTKDGRIYFMLRRGSQEDFDKLALDLGVEEAFTDPRFQQAGRNATGTGKWAYLVKHIWERGFKDKTNDELIALIRGHNGEAVPVNTYESLMRHPHIQALDPFVEVQHPKAGAVKMPKIPWHMDATPGSIRLPPPLLGQHTDSILEWAGLSPTRVARLRKASVIK, from the coding sequence ATGGGAGCGCTGGACGGGTTCGTAGTCCTTGACCTGACGCAGGGCCTTTGCGGCCCTTCCTGCACGATGCAGATGGGCGACGCGGGCGCCAAAATCATCAAGGTGGAGCCTCTCTCTGGAGACTGCGCCCGCGGCTACGGCCCGCCGTTCGTGAACGGCGAAAGCCCTGCGTTCCTTTCACTCAACCGCAACAAGGAGAGCATTGCCCTGGACATCGCCGCGGCTCAGGGACGGCGCGTCCTTCAGGCCCTGGCGCAGAAGGCCGACGTCGTTGTGGTGGAGGACATCGGCGCGGGCAGCGCGAAGGACCTGGGCGTCAGCTACCGGTCACTCCGGCGCAAGAAGCCGGGAGTCATCTATTGCGAGATTACGGCGTTCGGCGACGAAGGCCCCCTGGCGGGCATGGCTGGCGCCGAGTTGCCCGTGCAAGCCATGTCCGACTACTGGGGATCGCTGGGGGTCATCGGCCAGCCGCCCATCCGCGTCGGCGCGGACATCGCCAGCGTCAACGCCGGCACCTTCGCCTTCGAGGCCATCCTCGCAGCCCTGTACCATCGCGAGATGACCGGAGAGGGCCAGCGCGTCTCCGTCAGCATGCTGGGGGCGCTGCTGCACATGCGCGGTATCATCTGGGCCGCCATCAGCGACCCGGACGAGTGGATCGGCTTCCACTGCGACACGTATATCAAGCCGCCGGAGCAGGGCTACAAGACCAAGGACGGTCGCATCTACTTCATGCTCCGGCGCGGCTCCCAGGAGGACTTCGACAAGCTGGCGCTGGACCTGGGCGTGGAGGAGGCGTTCACGGACCCGCGCTTCCAGCAGGCGGGGCGCAACGCGACGGGGACAGGAAAGTGGGCCTATCTCGTGAAGCACATCTGGGAGCGGGGTTTCAAGGACAAGACCAACGATGAGTTGATCGCGCTTATCCGAGGCCACAACGGCGAGGCCGTGCCGGTGAACACCTACGAATCCCTCATGCGCCATCCCCATATTCAGGCGCTCGATCCTTTTGTGGAGGTCCAGCACCCGAAGGCCGGCGCGGTCAAGATGCCCAAAATCCCGTGGCATATGGACGCCACGCCCGGTTCCATCCGTCTGCCGCCGCCCCTGCTGGGCCAGCACACGGATAGCATCCTGGAGTGGGCCGGGCTCAGTCCCACGCGGGTGGCCCGGCTGCGCAAGGCCAGTGTAATCAAATAG
- a CDS encoding CoA transferase — MARKTTPTGPLKGVRVFDMTIAAAGPWATMLLGALGAEVIKIEAPEPGDMIRSVLPNKKKMSVVYAQCNINKKGVVLNLKREDQRAVALELVKTCDILVENMTQGTAAELGFSYEVVSRLNPRIIYCSSNAYGYIGPMTKWGGNDPTTQAFTGWASTQGPPGGPGEILRYYAHKDINTSSHIVAGILQALIHRARTGQGQRLHLSMAECSLALQGTRLAEYFATGKQPPPMGTACPTIVPSEAFRCQEGKYLAVAVVEDSQWPRLCRAIGREDLAGDPRFATNPQRVQNRDVLVPQLAETFATKPTAWWVYRLTEARVPHGQFLDYQALLEHRQVLRNGLIVPMDTPWGTMYMGGVPWSFGKTPASFFKGTTPGGATEEVARSLGFDLSSPTAEPVRVTSAK; from the coding sequence ATGGCCCGCAAAACGACTCCGACCGGCCCCCTCAAAGGCGTCCGCGTCTTCGATATGACCATTGCCGCGGCCGGCCCCTGGGCGACCATGCTTTTGGGCGCTCTCGGCGCGGAGGTCATCAAGATCGAGGCGCCAGAGCCGGGGGACATGATTCGCAGCGTCCTCCCGAACAAGAAAAAGATGAGTGTTGTCTATGCCCAATGCAACATCAACAAGAAGGGCGTCGTCCTGAACCTCAAGCGGGAAGACCAGCGAGCCGTCGCACTGGAGCTCGTCAAGACGTGCGACATCCTCGTTGAGAACATGACGCAAGGCACGGCGGCGGAACTGGGTTTCAGCTATGAGGTAGTATCCCGCCTGAACCCGCGCATCATCTACTGTTCGTCCAACGCGTACGGTTATATCGGCCCCATGACGAAGTGGGGAGGGAACGATCCCACCACTCAAGCGTTCACAGGCTGGGCCTCTACGCAAGGCCCTCCCGGTGGGCCTGGCGAAATCCTCCGCTACTACGCCCATAAGGACATCAACACCAGTTCTCATATAGTGGCCGGCATCCTCCAGGCGCTCATCCACCGCGCGCGCACCGGCCAGGGCCAGCGTCTCCATCTTTCGATGGCGGAGTGCTCCCTTGCCCTCCAGGGGACGCGCCTGGCGGAGTACTTCGCGACGGGCAAGCAGCCGCCGCCGATGGGCACCGCCTGCCCGACCATTGTTCCCAGCGAGGCCTTTCGGTGTCAGGAGGGCAAGTATCTGGCAGTCGCGGTGGTGGAGGACAGCCAGTGGCCGCGCCTGTGCCGGGCGATAGGCCGAGAGGACCTGGCCGGGGACCCGCGCTTCGCCACCAATCCACAGCGCGTGCAGAACCGCGACGTCCTGGTCCCGCAGCTCGCCGAGACCTTCGCCACAAAGCCAACCGCCTGGTGGGTCTATCGCCTCACCGAGGCCAGAGTCCCTCATGGACAGTTCCTGGACTATCAGGCCCTGCTGGAGCATCGGCAGGTGCTGCGGAACGGGCTGATCGTCCCTATGGACACACCCTGGGGCACTATGTACATGGGCGGCGTTCCGTGGAGCTTCGGGAAGACGCCCGCGTCCTTTTTCAAGGGCACGACGCCCGGCGGGGCCACGGAAGAGGTAGCGCGCAGCCTGGGATTTGACCTCTCGTCGCCTACCGCTGAGCCGGTGCGGGTGACCTCCGCCAAATAG
- a CDS encoding enoyl-CoA hydratase/isomerase family protein has translation MSLVKYESQGRMVLVTLNRPDKLNAINLAMLEEMAATWTRLDQDMEARVAVLTGAGRAFCVGLDMKEMVEGKIAPTTLQTMVPNRFSPRAQSKPVVAAINGPAVGAGLDFVAMDCDILVAAESATFGMPEVIVGMASLGSPFAAANVPRAIAMEMFLTGDPITARRAYETGFVNRVVPDDQVLEAAMEIAGRIAQNAPNAVQQSRRNLLDACQASEASRISETFAAHRSDMRQSAARGVDAFSKKQRPSW, from the coding sequence ATGTCCCTCGTTAAATACGAATCCCAAGGGCGCATGGTGCTGGTCACCCTCAACCGGCCGGACAAGCTCAACGCCATCAACCTGGCGATGCTGGAGGAGATGGCCGCCACGTGGACGCGGCTTGACCAGGACATGGAGGCGCGGGTCGCGGTGCTCACCGGCGCCGGGCGCGCATTCTGCGTGGGCCTGGATATGAAGGAGATGGTGGAGGGAAAGATAGCCCCCACGACCCTCCAGACCATGGTCCCCAACCGCTTCTCTCCGCGTGCGCAGTCGAAGCCTGTGGTAGCCGCCATCAACGGCCCAGCCGTGGGCGCGGGCCTCGACTTTGTCGCGATGGACTGTGACATTCTCGTAGCGGCGGAGAGCGCCACCTTCGGGATGCCGGAGGTGATCGTAGGCATGGCGTCGCTGGGTTCGCCTTTCGCCGCGGCCAATGTCCCCCGCGCCATAGCGATGGAGATGTTTCTCACCGGCGACCCGATCACGGCGCGGCGGGCGTACGAGACCGGTTTTGTCAACCGCGTCGTGCCGGACGACCAGGTGCTGGAGGCAGCGATGGAAATCGCAGGTCGGATTGCCCAGAACGCGCCCAACGCCGTACAACAGTCGCGGAGGAACCTCCTTGACGCCTGCCAGGCCAGCGAGGCATCCCGCATCAGCGAGACCTTCGCCGCCCACCGTTCTGACATGCGCCAGTCCGCCGCTCGTGGGGTGGACGCCTTCTCCAAGAAGCAGCGTCCCTCCTGGTAG